One window from the genome of Hydra vulgaris chromosome 02, alternate assembly HydraT2T_AEP encodes:
- the LOC136075915 gene encoding uncharacterized protein LOC136075915 yields the protein MERFDKKFKISSSKYQVQNIKFKISSSKYQVQNIKFKISSSKYQVQNIKLKKSSSKNQVQNIKFKISSSKYQVQNIKFKISSSKYQVQNIKFKISSSKYQVQNIKFKISSSKYQVQNIKFKISSSKYQVQNIKFKISSSKYQVQNIKFKISSSKYQVQNIKFKISSSKYQVQNIKFKISSSKYQVQNIKFKISSSKYQVQNIKFKISSSKYKVQNIKFKISSSKYQVQNIKFKISSSKYQVQNIKFKISSSKYQVQNIKFKISSSKYQVQNIKFKISSSKYQVQNIKFKISSSKNQAQKIKFKISSSKYQVQNIKFKISSSKYQVQNIKLKISSSKYQVQNIKFKISSSKYQVQNIKFKISSSKYQVQNIKFKISSSKYQVQNIKFKISSSKYQVQNIKFKISSSKYQVQNIKFKISSSKYQVQNIKFKISSSKYQVQNIKFKISSSKYQVQNIKFKISSSKYQVQNIKFKISSSKYQVQNIKFKISSSKYQVQNIKFKISSSKYQVQNIKFKISSSKYQVQNIKLKKSSSKNQVQNIKFKISSSKYQVQNIKFKISSSKYQVQNIKFKISSSKYQVQNIKFKISSSKYQVQNIKFKISSSKYQVQNIKFKISSSKYQVQNIKFKIIPR from the exons ATGGAGAGATTCGATAAGAAG TTCAAAATATCAAGTTCAAAATATCAAGTTCAAAATATCAAGTTCAAAATATCAAGTTCAAAATATCAAGTTCAAAATATCAAGTTCAAAATATCAAGTTCAAAATATCAAGTTCAAAATATCAAGCTCAAAAAATCAAGCTCAAAAAATCAAGTTCAAAATATCAAGTTCAAAATATCAAGTTCAAAATATCAAGTTCAAAATATCAAGTTCAAAATATCAAGTTCAAAATATCAAGTTCAAAATATCAAGTTCAAAATATCAAGTTCAAAATATCAAGTTCAAAATATCAAGTTCAAAATATCAAGTTCAAAATATCAAGTTCAAAATATCAAGTTCAAAATATCAAGTTCAAAATATCAAGTTCAAAATATCAAGTTCAAAATATCAAGTTCAAAATATCAAGTTCAAAATATCAAGTTCAAAATATCAAGTTCAAAATATCAAGTTCAAAATATCAAGTTCAAAATATCAAGTTCAAAATATCAAGTTCAAAATATCAAGTTCAAAATATCAAGTTCAAAATATCAAGTTCAAAATATCAAGTTCAAAATATCAAGTTCAAAATATCAAGTTCAAAATATCAAGTTCAAAATATCAagttcaaaatataaagttcaaaatatCAAGTTCAAAATATCAAGTTCAAAATATCAAGTTCAAAATATCAAGTTCAAAATATCAAGTTCAAAATATCAAGTTCAAAATATCAAGTTCAAAATATCAAGTTCAAAATATCAAGTTCAAAATATCAAGTTCAAAATATCAAGTTCAAAATATCAAGTTCAAAATATCAAGTTCAAAATATCAAGTTCAAAATATCAAGTTCAAAATATCAAGTTCAAAATATCAAGCTCAAAAAATCAAGCTCAAAAAATCAAGTTCAAAATATCAAGTTCAAAATATCAAGTTCAAAATATCAAGTTCAAAATATCAAGTTCAAAATATCAAGTTCAAAATATCaagttaaaaatatcaagttcAAAATATCAAGTTCAAAATATCAAGTTCAAAATATCAAGTTCAAAATATCAAGTTCAAAATATCAAGTTCAAAATATCAAGTTCAAAATATCAAGTTCAAAATATCAAGTTCAAAATATCAAGTTCAAAATATCAAGTTCAAAATATCAAGTTCAAAATATCAAGTTCAAAATATCAAGTTCAAAATATCAAGTTCAAAATATCAAGTTCAAAATACCAAGTTCAAAATATCAAGTTCAAAATATCAAGTTCAAAATATCAAGTTCAAAATATCAAGTTCAAAATATCAAGTTCAAAATATCAAGTTCAAAATATCAAGTTCAAAATATCAAGTTCAAAATATCAAGTTCAAAATATCAAGTTCAAAATATCAAGTTCAAAATATCAAGTTCAAAATATCAAGTTCAAAATATCAAGTTCAAAATATCAAGTTCAAAATATCAAGTTCAAAATATCAAGTTCAAAATATCAAGTTCAAAATATCAAGTTCAAAATATCAAGTTCAAAATATCAAGTTCAAAATATCAAGTTCAAAATATCAAGTTCAAAATATCAAGTTCAAAATATCAAGCTCAAAAAATCAAGCTCAAAAAATCAAGTTCAAAATATCAAGTTCAAAATATCAAGTTCAAAATATCAAGTTCAAAATATCAAGTTCAAAATATCAAGTTCAAAATATCAAGTTCAAAATATCAAGTTCAAAATATCAAGTTCAAAATATCAAGTTCAAAATATCAAGTTCAAAATATCAAGTTCAAAATATCAAGTTCAAAATATCAAGTTCAAAATATCAAGTTCAAAATATCAAGTTCAAAATATCAAGTTCAAAATATCAAGTTCAAAATATCAAGTTCAAAATATCAAGTTCAAAATAATCCCAAGATAA